A portion of the uncultured Bacteroides sp. genome contains these proteins:
- the sufC gene encoding Fe-S cluster assembly ATPase SufC, whose protein sequence is MLEIKDLHAAINGKEILRGINLSVKPGEIHAIMGPNGSGKSTLSSVLVGNPVFEVTKGSVTFCGKDLLELSAEDRSHEGIFLSFQYPVEIPGVSMVNFMRAAVNEQRKYRGLPPISASEFLKLMREKRAVVELDNKLANRSVNEGFSGGEKKRNEIFQMAMLEPKLSILDETDSGLDIDALRIVAEGVNKLKSPDNSCIVITHYQRLLDYIKPDVVHVLYDGRIVKTAGPELALELEEKGYDWIKKEIGE, encoded by the coding sequence ATGTTAGAAATAAAAGATTTGCATGCCGCCATCAACGGCAAAGAGATATTGAGGGGTATCAATCTTTCTGTGAAGCCTGGCGAGATACATGCTATTATGGGACCGAATGGTTCAGGGAAGAGTACTTTGAGCAGTGTGCTTGTAGGTAATCCTGTCTTTGAAGTGACCAAAGGTAGTGTTACTTTTTGTGGTAAAGACTTGCTAGAACTTAGTGCCGAAGATCGTAGTCATGAAGGAATTTTTCTTTCCTTTCAATATCCGGTAGAGATTCCGGGTGTTAGCATGGTCAACTTTATGCGTGCCGCTGTTAATGAGCAAAGGAAATACAGAGGGCTTCCGCCTATTTCAGCTAGTGAATTTCTTAAATTGATGCGTGAAAAGCGTGCAGTTGTGGAGCTAGATAATAAATTGGCCAATCGCAGTGTGAACGAAGGTTTTAGTGGTGGAGAAAAGAAACGTAACGAGATATTTCAGATGGCTATGCTCGAACCTAAATTGAGCATTCTTGACGAAACTGATTCCGGCTTGGATATTGATGCTTTGCGCATCGTAGCTGAGGGTGTGAATAAATTGAAATCTCCCGATAATAGTTGTATTGTGATTACTCACTATCAACGTCTGTTGGATTATATTAAGCCGGATGTTGTACATGTTCTTTATGATGGTCGCATTGTTAAAACAGCAGGTCCAGAATTGGCCTTAGAACTCGAAGAAAAGGGTTATGATTGGATAAAGAAGGAGATAGGAGAATAA
- the sufD gene encoding Fe-S cluster assembly protein SufD, translated as MNVEQQYIDLYAQCEAMICTHSSETLNSARAKAFADFKRLGFPTKKQEDYKYTDISKCFVPDYGLNLNRLPIPVDPYEVFKCDVPNMSTSLFFVVNDSFYKKALPKSHLPEGVIFGSLKDVSEERPELIAKYYGQLADTSKDGVTAFNTTFVQDGVVLYVPKNVVVEKPIQLVNILRGDVNFMMNRRILIILEEGAQARLLICDHAMDHVNFLATQVVEIYAGENTVFDMYELEETHTSTVRLSNIYAKQEASSHLLLNNMTLHNGITRNTTEVTLAGPSAETHLYGMAIADKNQHVDNHTFIDHAVPDCESKELFKYVLDDHAVGAFAGIVLVRPGAQHTNAQQTNRNLCVTRDARMYTQPQLEIYADDVKCSHGATIGQLDENALFYMRARGISAKEARLLLMFAFVNEVIDTIRLDALKDRLHLLVEKRFRGELNKCQGCAICK; from the coding sequence ATGAATGTAGAACAGCAATATATAGATCTCTATGCACAGTGTGAAGCAATGATTTGCACTCATAGCTCAGAGACACTAAACTCTGCCAGAGCAAAAGCTTTTGCCGATTTTAAGCGGTTGGGCTTTCCTACAAAGAAGCAGGAAGACTATAAATATACTGATATTAGCAAATGTTTTGTTCCTGATTACGGACTGAACTTGAATCGTCTACCTATACCTGTAGATCCCTATGAGGTGTTTAAATGTGATGTGCCCAATATGAGTACATCCTTGTTTTTTGTGGTGAATGACTCTTTTTACAAGAAAGCTTTGCCCAAATCTCATTTGCCCGAGGGGGTGATTTTTGGTAGTTTAAAAGATGTATCGGAAGAGCGACCGGAATTGATAGCAAAGTACTATGGTCAGTTGGCTGACACATCAAAAGATGGGGTGACAGCTTTCAATACTACTTTTGTTCAAGATGGTGTAGTACTTTATGTTCCAAAAAATGTAGTGGTAGAAAAACCTATCCAGTTAGTGAATATCCTGCGTGGAGACGTTAATTTCATGATGAATCGCCGGATACTGATTATCCTTGAAGAAGGTGCCCAAGCACGTTTGTTAATATGCGATCATGCGATGGATCATGTGAACTTTCTTGCTACGCAGGTTGTGGAAATTTATGCTGGCGAGAACACGGTGTTTGATATGTATGAACTGGAGGAGACACATACAAGTACTGTTCGCCTTAGCAATATATATGCAAAGCAAGAGGCAAGTAGCCATCTTCTGCTAAATAATATGACTCTTCATAACGGTATTACACGCAATACGACCGAAGTGACCTTGGCGGGTCCCAGTGCTGAAACTCATCTTTATGGAATGGCTATAGCAGATAAGAATCAGCATGTGGACAACCATACGTTTATTGATCATGCTGTACCCGATTGCGAAAGCAAGGAACTTTTTAAATATGTACTTGACGATCATGCTGTGGGAGCTTTTGCCGGAATTGTACTCGTTCGTCCGGGAGCGCAACACACGAATGCGCAACAAACTAATCGTAATCTTTGTGTCACTCGTGACGCACGCATGTACACACAACCTCAACTAGAGATTTATGCTGATGACGTTAAGTGTAGCCATGGAGCTACGATCGGTCAGTTGGATGAAAATGCATTGTTCTATATGCGTGCTAGAGGTATCTCAGCGAAAGAAGCTCGTCTATTGTTGATGTTTGCTTTCGTCAATGAAGTGATAGATACCATCCGTCTGGATGCATTGAAAGACAGATTGCACTTGTTGGTGGAAAAAAGATTTCGTGGCGAGTTGAATAAATGTCAGGGCTGTGCTATTTGTAAGTAA
- a CDS encoding cysteine desulfurase, producing MDITKIRADFPILSREIYGKPLVYFDNGATTQKPRCVVDAIVEEYYSVNANVHRGVHFLSQQATELHEGSRETVRQFINARSTSEVIFTRGTTEAINLVAFCFGEEFMSEDDEVIISTMEHHSNIVPWQLLAARKGISIKVIPMSDKGELLLDEYEKLFSERTKIVSMAHISNVLGTINPIKEMIETAHTHGVPVLIDGAQSVPHMKVDVQDLDADFFAFSGHKVYGPTGVGVLYGKEEWLDKLPPYQGGGEMIQNVSFEKTTFNELPFKFEAGTPDYIGTTGLAKALDYISAIGMDQIAAHDQELTAYAMQRLKEIEGMRIFGEAEHKSSVISFLVGNIHHFDMGTLLDRLGIAVRTGHHCAEPLMRRLGIEGTVRASLALYNTKEEIDGLIAGIERVRKMF from the coding sequence ATGGATATAACTAAAATCAGGGCTGACTTCCCGATACTTTCGAGGGAGATATACGGAAAGCCTTTAGTCTATTTTGATAATGGAGCAACTACACAGAAACCTCGTTGCGTGGTCGATGCTATTGTTGAAGAATACTATTCCGTGAATGCTAATGTTCATCGTGGTGTACACTTCTTGTCACAACAAGCCACCGAATTACACGAAGGTTCCCGTGAAACCGTTCGTCAGTTTATTAATGCCCGTAGTACGAGTGAGGTTATCTTCACTCGTGGTACTACGGAAGCTATTAATCTGGTTGCTTTCTGTTTTGGCGAAGAGTTTATGAGTGAAGACGATGAAGTGATCATTTCTACAATGGAGCATCATAGTAATATTGTTCCTTGGCAATTGTTGGCTGCCCGCAAGGGAATCAGTATCAAGGTGATTCCTATGAGTGATAAGGGTGAATTGTTGCTGGATGAATATGAAAAGCTCTTCTCTGAGCGAACGAAGATTGTGAGCATGGCCCATATTTCTAATGTACTGGGTACAATCAATCCGATAAAGGAGATGATTGAGACTGCTCATACTCATGGAGTGCCCGTGCTTATAGATGGTGCGCAATCTGTACCTCACATGAAGGTAGATGTGCAGGATTTAGATGCCGATTTCTTTGCTTTTTCGGGCCATAAAGTGTACGGTCCTACAGGCGTGGGGGTACTTTATGGAAAAGAGGAATGGCTTGACAAGCTGCCGCCTTATCAAGGTGGAGGTGAGATGATTCAAAATGTGAGTTTTGAAAAGACTACTTTTAATGAGTTACCTTTTAAGTTTGAAGCCGGCACACCCGATTACATTGGAACTACGGGCTTAGCAAAAGCTCTGGACTACATTTCGGCTATTGGTATGGATCAGATAGCTGCACATGATCAAGAGCTTACAGCCTATGCCATGCAACGTCTCAAAGAAATAGAAGGAATGCGTATTTTTGGAGAGGCAGAACACAAGAGTAGTGTTATTTCTTTCTTGGTTGGTAATATTCACCATTTTGACATGGGTACTTTACTCGATCGTTTAGGGATCGCTGTACGTACCGGGCATCATTGTGCAGAACCGTTAATGCGACGATTGGGCATCGAAGGTACCGTTCGTGCTTCTTTGGCACTCTACAATACAAAGGAGGAAATTGATGGACTGATTGCCGGAATAGAAAGAGTCAGAAAAATGTTTTAG
- a CDS encoding heavy metal-binding domain-containing protein, translated as MLLTTTSVIEGKRITNYYGIVSGETIIGANVFRDIFASIRDIVGGRSGSYEEVLREAKETALREMEEQAARMGANAVIGVDLDYETVGGSGSMLMVTACGTAVSME; from the coding sequence ATGTTACTAACTACAACTTCAGTTATCGAAGGAAAACGAATAACCAATTATTATGGCATTGTGTCCGGAGAGACTATTATTGGTGCCAATGTATTTCGTGATATCTTTGCGAGCATTCGCGATATTGTGGGTGGACGTTCAGGCTCTTATGAAGAAGTTCTTCGTGAGGCTAAAGAAACAGCACTCAGAGAGATGGAAGAGCAAGCAGCACGTATGGGAGCTAACGCTGTAATCGGAGTTGATCTTGATTACGAAACAGTAGGTGGCAGTGGCAGTATGCTGATGGTTACTGCCTGCGGAACAGCTGTTTCTATGGAGTAA
- a CDS encoding DPP IV N-terminal domain-containing protein, producing the protein MKKAILWTISALISINVLYAQGTAEDYQRAFTLNQKWKNKVFYSDVRPQWINNTNQFWYVRVTPEGRVYVIVDAVKKTKKEFFNHQKLAKQLSSATQSKIEANNLNLQQLGINATHDTIRFVQNDHKWMYFERKDLLKDEGKIEKPTANYWAEAGDESKGEPVVSPDGTKTAFIKNQNVYVKENTSGKEKALSFDGSPGEFYSAYIQWSPDSKKVAVMKVRPAEKRYIYFVESSPEDQLQPKLHKREYTKPGDALPFRCPRIFNVNGDEAHVPSTDLFNSQFEVRGLEWDAASKNILFEYNERGHQTFRVLELSAETGKVSTIIEETSKTFVNYNRYFREDLTNGNEIIWMSERDNWNHLYLYDRHTGKVKNQITKGEWYVRDVIHVDEQNQIIYFSANGMVPNEDPYLLRYYRINFDGSGLICLTPEEGMHQATFSTDMKSLVDVYSLVDKAPVAVLRSASDGKIIMPLETADISELVKTGWRAPEVFSAKGRDGKTDMWGVIFRPTNFDPGKKYPIIEYIYAGPGSQYTPKSFSAYNWSMSGLAELGFIVVQLDGMGTSFRSKTFEDVCYKNLKDAGLPDRIAWIKAAATKYPYMDVSRVGIFGASAGGQESTNALLLYPDFYKAAYSSCGCHDNRMDKIWWNEQWMGYPIEKQYEESSNVVNAHLLKRPLMLVVGEMDDNVDPASTMQVVNALIKAKKDFELVVIPGSNHTMGGDYGEHKRYDFFVRNLLNVNPPKW; encoded by the coding sequence ATGAAGAAAGCAATATTATGGACTATCAGCGCATTGATTTCTATCAATGTACTCTATGCACAAGGCACGGCAGAAGACTATCAGCGTGCCTTTACGTTGAACCAAAAATGGAAAAATAAAGTATTCTATTCGGATGTGCGACCTCAGTGGATAAACAATACCAATCAATTTTGGTATGTAAGGGTCACTCCTGAAGGAAGAGTTTATGTGATTGTCGACGCAGTAAAAAAAACAAAAAAAGAGTTCTTTAATCACCAAAAGCTGGCTAAACAACTTTCTTCTGCAACGCAGAGCAAAATAGAAGCAAACAACCTGAATCTTCAGCAATTGGGGATAAATGCTACTCACGACACAATCCGTTTTGTACAAAACGATCATAAGTGGATGTATTTTGAGAGAAAAGATCTACTAAAAGATGAAGGAAAAATAGAGAAGCCTACTGCCAATTATTGGGCTGAAGCCGGTGATGAAAGTAAGGGTGAACCTGTGGTTTCTCCCGACGGAACAAAGACGGCATTTATCAAAAATCAGAATGTGTATGTGAAGGAGAATACATCGGGAAAAGAAAAGGCACTGAGTTTCGACGGTTCTCCGGGCGAATTCTACTCGGCTTATATCCAATGGTCACCCGACTCAAAGAAGGTGGCCGTGATGAAAGTTCGCCCGGCAGAGAAGCGATATATCTATTTTGTAGAGTCATCTCCGGAGGATCAATTGCAACCCAAGCTTCATAAACGCGAATACACCAAACCAGGCGATGCGTTACCATTCAGATGCCCTCGTATTTTCAATGTAAATGGCGACGAAGCTCACGTTCCTTCTACTGATCTCTTCAACAGTCAGTTCGAAGTGAGAGGATTGGAATGGGATGCCGCCAGTAAGAACATTCTATTCGAATATAATGAACGTGGACATCAGACATTCAGAGTATTGGAGCTATCGGCAGAAACCGGAAAAGTGAGCACTATTATCGAAGAGACTAGCAAGACCTTTGTAAATTACAACCGCTACTTCCGGGAGGATCTTACTAATGGAAACGAAATTATCTGGATGAGCGAACGTGATAATTGGAATCACTTGTATTTATACGATCGACACACAGGTAAAGTGAAAAATCAAATAACCAAAGGCGAATGGTATGTACGCGACGTGATACACGTTGACGAACAAAATCAGATCATCTACTTCTCAGCCAATGGCATGGTGCCCAATGAGGATCCTTATCTTCTCAGATATTATCGCATTAACTTCGATGGAAGCGGGTTAATCTGCCTCACACCGGAGGAAGGAATGCATCAGGCTACATTCTCTACAGATATGAAATCTTTGGTGGATGTATATTCTTTGGTGGATAAAGCTCCGGTTGCCGTTCTTCGTAGTGCAAGCGACGGAAAGATCATTATGCCGCTAGAGACTGCGGACATAAGCGAATTAGTAAAGACTGGATGGCGGGCTCCTGAGGTCTTTTCGGCTAAAGGAAGAGACGGCAAAACGGATATGTGGGGTGTCATCTTCAGGCCAACGAACTTTGATCCCGGGAAGAAGTATCCGATTATTGAATATATTTATGCCGGGCCTGGTAGTCAATACACTCCTAAATCTTTTTCAGCATATAATTGGTCTATGTCCGGCTTGGCAGAATTAGGATTTATCGTAGTACAACTCGATGGAATGGGAACTTCTTTCCGTTCCAAAACATTTGAGGATGTATGCTATAAGAATCTGAAAGATGCCGGGTTACCCGACCGAATAGCATGGATAAAAGCAGCAGCAACCAAATACCCATATATGGATGTCAGTCGGGTAGGCATCTTCGGTGCATCTGCCGGTGGGCAAGAATCGACCAATGCCCTCTTGCTATATCCTGATTTCTACAAAGCAGCCTACTCTTCTTGCGGATGTCACGACAACCGCATGGATAAAATCTGGTGGAATGAACAATGGATGGGCTATCCTATAGAGAAGCAATACGAAGAATCTTCAAACGTAGTCAATGCACATTTACTTAAACGTCCGCTAATGCTAGTAGTAGGAGAAATGGATGACAATGTAGATCCGGCCTCAACCATGCAGGTGGTCAACGCACTAATAAAAGCAAAGAAAGACTTTGAGTTAGTCGTAATTCCAGGCTCTAATCATACAATGGGAGGAGATTATGGAGAACATAAACGATATGATTTCTTTGTGCGCAATTTATTAAATGTAAATCCTCCGAAGTGGTAA